In one Epinephelus moara isolate mb chromosome 6, YSFRI_EMoa_1.0, whole genome shotgun sequence genomic region, the following are encoded:
- the tap1 gene encoding antigen peptide transporter 1, translating to MQKMSYFFPLLFTCLDVCVVHAIRLAHLSPLLFSHPFITLWGGGVIRAVLLAFLTFTYPGSLPWMSSFEGLQSLGVLCFHFPVYTTFLWALGQSVMEELWGWHSWERVLQGYAVTVVAWLYWSRYVSSLLLSWGRYVSSLLTRAPSEKPKDDIISPLKRLMGYMLPYSRRFVFVLCLVVLSSYGEMAVPQYTGRVADWIINEEAPDAFTEAITVMTLMTIASAVLEFVCDLTYNVTMSRIHTAVQGAVFQAVLKQEIAFFKATGELVSRITTDTNDMSEALSEKLSLLMWYSARFAFLMFFMVSQSWKMSLLTCMGLPIIWVIPKLTGHFHQTIAAKVQESLAKANQVATETFSSMKTVRSFANEDGETERYRQRLEDTYALNKKEAAAYAGSTWANSMTTLALKVCILYYGGTLVTRGDVSSGDLVSFVLYELQFASAVEAVMQYYPAVKKAIGGSEKIFEYLDRKPDIYPEGTMAPEKLKGHIQFKKVTFSYSGNKDENPVLKNLSLDIKPDKVTALVGLNRSGKSTCVKLLERFYKLQAGEILLDGKPLKNYKNQYLHDKIAVVSQDCVLFARSVRENIKYGYEDASDEEMFRAAKMASAHEFIMELSSGYDTDAGEKGGQVSGGQKQRIAIARALIRRPKILILDNATSDLDTENAYQVHQALLSQTNNCSVLLISNNMSVVEKAHHIIVLNDGTVKEEGSHDELLRKDGLYAELVRKQNMGFHRREEETIDRH from the exons ATGCAAAAAATGAGCTACTTCTTCCCCCTGCTCTTCACGTgcctggatgtgtgtgtggtgcacgCCATCCGCTTGGCCCACCTCTCCCCACTCCTTTTCTCCCATCCGTTCATCACCCTGTGGGGCGGAGGGGTGATCAGGGCCGTCCTCCTCGCCTTCCTCACCTTCACCTACCCTGGAAGCCTGCCATGGATGAGCAGCTTTGAGGGGCTGCAGAGCTTAGGGGTCCTTTGCTTCCACTTCCCGGTGTACACCACTTTTCTCTGGGCGCTGGGGCAGTCGGTCATGGAGGAACTGTGGGGGTGGCACTCCTGGGAAAGG gtGTTACAGGGTTATGCTGTGACCGTCGTAGCTTGGCTCTACTGGAGTCGATACGTGTCGTCTCTGTTGTTGTCCTGGGGTCGATACGTCTCATCTCTGTTGACAAGGGCGCCTTCGGAGAAGCCCAAAGACGACATCATTTCCCCTCTGAAGAGGCTGATGGGATACATGCTGCCCTATAGCAGGcgctttgtttttgtgctgtgtcTCGTAGTTCTCTCTTCATATG GTGAAATGGCTGTTCCTCAATACACTGGTCGTGTGGCTGACTGGATCATAAATGAAGAAGCGCCTGATGCATTCACAGAAGCCATCACAGTCATGACGCTTATGACTATTGCCAG CGCTGTGCTTGAATTTGTATGTGATCTCACGTACAATGTCACCATGAGCCGCATACACACAGCAGTGCAGGGAGCCGTCTTCCAGGCTGTGCTGAAACAGGAGATTGCTTTCTTCAAGGCCACAG gtgaacTTGTGTCCCGCATTACCACGGATACCAACGATATGAGCGAGGCACTGAGTGAGAAGCTGAGTCTCTTGATGTGGTACTCTGCGCGTTTTGCCTTCCTCATGTTCTTCATGGTGAGCCAGTCGTGGAAAATGTCCCTGCTCACTTGCATGGGGCTGCCCATCATCTGGGTCATACCAAAGCTCACTGGACACTTCCACCAG ACTATTGCCGCAAAGGTTCAGGAGTCACTGGCCAAAGCCAACCAGGTGGCCACAGAGACGTTCTCCAGCATGAAGACAGTGAGGAGTTTTGCCAATGAGGATGGCGAGACAGAGAGGTACAGACAGCGGCTGGAGGATACATACGCCCTTAATAAAAAGGAAGCAGCAGCCTATGCAGGCTCGACCTGGGCCAACAGC ATGACCACCTTGGCCCTGAAGGTGTGTATTCTGTACTATGGAGGGACTCTTGTAACCAGGGGGGACGTTAGCAGTGGAGACCTGGTGTCATTCGTCCTCTATGAGCTGCAGTTTGCCTCGGCTGTTGAG GCTGTCATGCAGTATTACCCAGCGGTGAAGAAAGCAATTGGTGGGTCTGAGAAGATCTTTGAATATTTGGATCGCAAACCTGACATATACCCAGAGGGCACCATGGCCCCCGAAAAGCTTAAGGGACACATTCAATtcaaaaaagttacattttcCTATTCTGGCAACAAAGACGAAAATCCTGTGCTCAAG AACTTGTCTCTGGACATAAAGCCAGACAAAGTCACTGCCCTTGTGGGGCTTAACAGATCAGGGAAGTCGACCTGTGTCAAGCTGCTGGAGAGATTTTACAAGCTCCAAGCAGGGGAGATCCTACTGGATGGGAAACCActgaaaaactacaaaaaccAGTACTTACATGACAAG ATTGCTGTGGTGAGCCAAGATTGTGTGCTGTTTGCTCGCTCTGTGCGGGAGAACATCAAGTACGGCTACGAGGATGCCTCTGATGAGGAGATGTTCAGGGCTGCCAAGATGGCCAGTGCTCACGAGTTCATCATGGAGCTGTCGAGTGGATACGACACAG ATGCTGGGGAGAAGGGAGGCCAGGTGTCTGGAGGCCAGAAGCAGCGCATTGCCATTGCCAGAGCTTTAATCAGACGTCCTAAAATCCTGATACTGGACAACGCCACCAGTGACTTGGACACAGAGAATGCATACCAG GTCCACCAAGCTTTGTTGAGCCAAACCAACAACTGCTCTGTGCTGCTGATATCCAACAACATGAGTGTTGTAGAGAAGGCCCATCATATAATTGTCCTCAACGACGGGACGGTGAAGGAGGAGGGCAGTCATGATGAGCTGTTGAGGAAAGACGGCCTTTATGCTGAACTGGTGAGGAAGCAGAATATGGGCTTCCATCGTCGAGAAGAGGAGACGATTGATAGACACTGA